In one Notolabrus celidotus isolate fNotCel1 chromosome 1, fNotCel1.pri, whole genome shotgun sequence genomic region, the following are encoded:
- the tgfa gene encoding protransforming growth factor alpha, with amino-acid sequence MTRIFWDTFFLISGYLFTFGAGPSNSTVIDASVSIDTNSTVSSNGTGSSFDTTDRRGATTTAFAMTTDVPPITSFLYTSEADPTITEPFVSILASTATTNTSTNSSETTSSQSTTSTTTIRTTTNVPPVKKFVAAAVRSHFDDCPDSHRHFCFHGTCRFLILEETPACVCHPGFVGMRCEHADLLAVVATNHRQQTVATVLVLCVIGCVLIMVLCTLLHCWWRQDCRRRRHAHHYVTEKHGASFYPSESVV; translated from the exons ATGACTCGAATTTTCTGGGatactttttttctcataagtG gttaCCTCTTTACATTTGGAGCAGGGCCAAGCAACTCAACAGTAATTGATGCCAGCGTTTCTATTGACACAAACTCGACTGTTTCTTCAAACGGCACGGGAAGCAGCTTTGATACCACTGATAGAAGAGGCGCAACTACCACTGCCTTTGCAATGACAACTGATGTTCCTCCAATTACAA GTTTCCTCTATACATCAGAAGCAGATCCAACAATCACTGAACCATTTGTTTCAATCCTGGCATCAACTGCTACCACCAACACCTCAACAAACAGCTCTGAAACAACCAGCAGCCAAAGCACAACTTCCACAACCACCATAAGGACTACAACGAATGTCCCTCCGGTTAAAA AGTTTGTGGCAGCAGCTGTTCGATCTCACTTTGATGACTGTCCAGATTCACACCGCCATTTCTGCTTCCATGGCACATGCCGCTTCCTGATATTAGAGGAGACGCCTGCTTGTGT GTGTCATCCTGGCTTTGTTGGGATGAGGTGTGAGCATGCTGACCTACTGGCTGTAGTAGCAACTAACCACAGACAACAGACCGTTGCCACAGTGCTGGTGTTGTGTGTGATCGGGTGTGTTCTCATCATGGTACTGTGTACACTTTTACa CTGCTGGTGGAGGCAGGACTGTCGGAGGCGGAGACATGCACATCACTACGTCACAGAGAAGCACGGAGCATCCTTCTATCCTTCTGAGAGCG tggtTTGA